ataCGTTTCAGTTTTTGTGGTACAATTGTTATCATTATAGTTATGTTTGATCTCCTGTTTTAACAACTGTCCAATATTGAATTCTTTATTGCTTTAAGATTCACACTAGTAGTATCTAGTGATTTCATGTTTTGGTGACAGTGTGTTCTTTGCttaattttttcattactcagttttgtttgtttttttttgtgtttgatgcAGAGAGTTTCACAGGAAATCATTCAAATTCTACCTGGTCTTCAAAACATAGAGTAGATGAACAAGAGAATGATGATATTGACACAGATGAGGTGATGGGGGATAAACTCCAAGCTAATCAAACAGAGAGGACTGGATACGTTTCACAGGCTGCAGTTGCTCTGCGGTGTCGGGCTATGCCACCCCCTTGCCTCAAGAATCCGTATGTGTTGAATCAGTCTGAGACTGCTACTGACCCTTTTGGACATCAGAGATCAAAATGTGCAAGTAAGTTTGTTGTCCCTAAAATTCTTGCTCAAGAATTTCCTGAAGGCTTTAAAAATCAATAAGGCTTGGTTTCTTCAGTAAAACTGTACTAAATATACTGTTATGTAGGTTTTCTCCCTGTAAGTACAAGTGGGGATGGCTTGTCAAGATATCTCACGGACTTTCATGAAATCCGGGTAAGCGAAAGGGTCTTTTAGCTTGGAATTGTGATCATGACGGAATtatgttgcttcttcttacgtattttggtttggtttctccAGCAAATTGGTGCTGGACATTTCAGTCGGGTATTTAAGGTGTTGAAGAGAATGGACGGTTGCCTATATGCTGTGAAACACAGCACAAGAAAGTTGTATCTAGATTCAGAGAGGTATAATTTTCTCTAGTTTTCTTAGTAAGAGAAAGACACATATCTGCTGAAAATAGTTCATCTTGTTTGGATCGTTTTTGTTCAAGTAATCACAGCTGAATTTTTGCAGACGTAAAGCTATGATGGAAGTGCAAGCTCTTGCTGCTCTTGGTCAGTACAGTCCCTTCTTTGGCCTTCTTGTTCTCAAACTATTCTGTTATTCCCTGTTTGCAAGCTAAGCTCAGTGTAGCCTTAAACCgtttttatcttgttttgttcgTAGGGTTTCATGAAAATATAGTAGGATATTACTCCTCGTGGTTTGAAAATGAGCAATTATACATTCAACTGGAACTCTGCGATCACAGCTTGTCAGCTTTGCCTAAGAAATCTTCTCTTAAAGTCTCAGAAAGAGAGATCTTGGTGATTATGCATCAGGTAAACACTGGcttcattttcatataaaatcaaGTATAGAGATATTATTGATTCTTTGAATTCTTATATACATACCATTGTACTATGTCTCTTACAGATAGCAAAGGCATTACATTTTGTGCATGAGAAAGGAATAGCTCATTTAGATGTAAAACCTGACAATATTTACATTAAGAACGGTGTTTGCAAGCTTGGTGACTTTGGTTGTGCCACACGATTGGACAAAAGCTTACCagtagaagaaggagatgcaC
This sequence is a window from Arabidopsis thaliana chromosome 1 sequence. Protein-coding genes within it:
- the WEE1 gene encoding WEE1-like kinase (WEE1 kinase homolog (WEE1); CONTAINS InterPro DOMAIN/s: Protein kinase, ATP binding site (InterPro:IPR017441), Protein kinase, catalytic domain (InterPro:IPR000719), Serine/threonine-protein kinase-like domain (InterPro:IPR017442), Protein kinase-like domain (InterPro:IPR011009), Serine/threonine-protein kinase, active site (InterPro:IPR008271); BEST Arabidopsis thaliana protein match is: Protein kinase superfamily protein (TAIR:AT4G19110.2); Has 100256 Blast hits to 98965 proteins in 4396 species: Archae - 165; Bacteria - 12308; Metazoa - 39873; Fungi - 10996; Plants - 18240; Viruses - 408; Other Eukaryotes - 18266 (source: NCBI BLink).): MFEKNGRTLLAKRKTQGTIKTRASKKIRKMEGTLERHSLLQFGQLSKISFENRPSSNVASSAFQGLLDSDSSELRNQLGSADSDANCGEKDFILSQDFFCTPDYITPDNQNLMSGLDISKDHSPCPRSPVKLNTVKSKRCRQESFTGNHSNSTWSSKHRVDEQENDDIDTDEVMGDKLQANQTERTGYVSQAAVALRCRAMPPPCLKNPYVLNQSETATDPFGHQRSKCASFLPVSTSGDGLSRYLTDFHEIRQIGAGHFSRVFKVLKRMDGCLYAVKHSTRKLYLDSERRKAMMEVQALAALGFHENIVGYYSSWFENEQLYIQLELCDHSLSALPKKSSLKVSEREILVIMHQIAKALHFVHEKGIAHLDVKPDNIYIKNGVCKLGDFGCATRLDKSLPVEEGDARYMPQEILNEDYEHLDKVDIFSLGVTVYELIKGSPLTESRNQSLNIKEGKLPLLPGHSLQLQQLLKTMMDRDPKRRPSARELLDHPMFDRIRG